One window of Brevibacterium pigmentatum genomic DNA carries:
- a CDS encoding DUF4011 domain-containing protein — MSDSVRDEQFPELGDVFAEWKRQAAHLGGRDTMLHFRDSRDGSIDLSGAHPSGLAQLLAGRATRLSSLIRDHDILADARRRAKSIRSKAEQLDNERGIRTAHLAIGFASWTEKDSKFKFNAPVVMRHITLVPRGSRVEDYEIVLDNEITINPALVQHLREEYDLDVPVDEWVDSTGGPHGFDPGPALDRLRDLGQSVPGLRINHRLIISTFANIARPFSTDYLPTQHPVLRALAGDEDVRASLGGPSYVPQPGVLPDEKIAAAEKAEAEQKRAEAKRVAGVAAAESADKDTEPAGDERSAPEATSADAAKSGAETKTAETAEGDPAEDAAESADESATSGEKTDEKAASEKPAAENASSKAAAGSADAADADADEDYGQPTVPITDEPLDAAEPVTAAESVVETTTDDEKTSTDAEAGSATTSEKTAPAAEADGDDVVPAALQEPITPLPDRKPQEEFLVIDVDGDQQAVVDAAVSGHSVVVDTPPGTGATQVAVAVATTLAHTGKSVLFLAQTSDALDDFSARLGEVGLSDFAVDTRAGSEDIRKQLIGLIASAEKSERPDLSRLLTELNEQRATLADHVSSLHRRRKPWDVSVYETMQHLAELTSGDNSPQTPVRFDDDILGASEDRRNILRGKLGELARLGAFTLDVEDTVWFGADLKSVEEAEAARTVAERIGRMIPDLVSATEPVLQKAKLNPRRNIDDWSRAIRVLLRVRKTLDNFAPDIYDHRLDDLIAATGTPEYRADVGVEMGMMQRRRLKKSAAEFLRPGAEVTDLHDALIDVRAQRVILADLAGHDGRPQIPRGVLESDEILQSVEADIAKLKPILETTPDGGDLGSMLIEELQARTEAMGSDSENLAELPERSRLQRELDGEGLGDLMADLRRRKVDESLVGPEFDLAYWASVLQTMAGEDPAIGRHDGAALHQVAEGFRENDRAFVAAGASRLRYNHAQAWKRGIDSDPIAAGVIKQELLSKHTSTKRISTQAPELLTTLAPVWMGSPYTVPELFSALPLFDAVVIADAGRLSVADVVPGITRARQVISLGDSRLLGPRPFSIAVDRFGMDDGKHPRSVQDRLGEFLPRMRLSNSYRLSPVGLIDLANRHFYDSTISTLPTAHTGEGSGLEFSYVADGRGPTDIGTGRVESPDAEVKRVVDLVLKHARNRSRESLAVVTLTPHHAQRVATAISRAMKDLPYVAAFFSDSSKEPFVVTDAERVQGMSRDAVIFTLGFGRTVHGRVIHDFGPLSGPDGRRILAATMTRARKRLTLVSSIEAEDFDRSKLNGGAVMLPRLLEEVATGGVHQPGPHGEIYDPLMGDIADRLLQLGVVAHEHYNGIDLAVANSTEDEHGMIIAVAGDGPEYASMRSLRQRDRVLPEQLSRRGWKFMRVWSTDAFVDPQTETEKIFEAWRATVETMSPQAVLNAARAASVVVGRTGSRPKLVPGLPMHKYSAEGLDQMIDWIQSDAVVRGDGEIKDLLRTALAQKGSSSRGDSQLQAAVDRYRERHAQAKKVTGSEVFIPRSNSAGPVEDDILPTFDTGKIRADELRSAGLVQTASNDQVAEADDDSAGADAVGEDSGTAVSVGEDSIGAGSAGTDSTAGTDSAVNGSAGTESTVDTDSAETESGGTASAKSGSKNDDA, encoded by the coding sequence GTGTCGGATTCCGTTAGAGACGAACAGTTCCCAGAACTCGGAGATGTCTTCGCCGAGTGGAAAAGGCAGGCTGCCCATCTGGGCGGTCGCGACACCATGCTTCATTTCCGGGACTCCCGTGACGGCAGCATCGACCTCTCCGGCGCCCACCCCTCCGGCCTGGCACAGCTGCTGGCCGGTCGCGCCACCCGACTCTCCAGCCTGATCCGCGACCACGACATCCTCGCCGATGCGCGCCGTCGAGCGAAATCCATCCGGTCGAAGGCCGAGCAGCTCGACAATGAACGCGGCATCCGCACCGCCCACCTGGCGATCGGTTTCGCCTCGTGGACGGAGAAGGATTCGAAGTTCAAGTTCAACGCCCCCGTCGTCATGCGCCACATCACGCTGGTGCCTCGCGGATCCCGCGTCGAAGACTACGAGATCGTGCTCGACAACGAGATCACGATCAACCCGGCACTCGTCCAGCACCTCCGTGAGGAATACGACCTCGACGTGCCTGTCGACGAATGGGTCGACTCAACCGGCGGCCCGCACGGCTTCGACCCGGGTCCGGCTCTCGACCGTCTGCGCGATCTGGGGCAGAGCGTACCCGGCCTGCGGATCAATCACCGCCTGATCATCTCGACGTTCGCGAATATCGCGCGCCCGTTCTCGACCGACTACCTGCCCACCCAGCACCCTGTGCTGCGGGCGTTGGCCGGCGACGAAGACGTGCGCGCCTCGCTCGGCGGTCCTTCCTATGTTCCGCAGCCGGGAGTGCTCCCGGATGAGAAGATCGCAGCGGCAGAGAAAGCCGAAGCCGAGCAGAAGCGTGCTGAAGCTAAGAGAGTCGCCGGTGTCGCCGCCGCCGAATCCGCAGACAAGGACACCGAACCCGCAGGCGATGAAAGGTCAGCGCCGGAAGCGACCTCCGCGGACGCAGCGAAGTCCGGAGCTGAGACGAAGACTGCGGAAACGGCAGAAGGCGACCCCGCCGAGGATGCTGCTGAGTCCGCTGATGAGTCGGCAACCAGCGGCGAGAAGACCGATGAGAAGGCTGCGTCCGAGAAGCCTGCGGCCGAGAATGCTTCGTCGAAGGCAGCTGCCGGTTCCGCTGATGCAGCGGATGCCGATGCCGATGAGGACTACGGTCAGCCGACCGTGCCGATCACCGACGAACCACTCGATGCCGCAGAGCCGGTCACTGCCGCCGAGTCCGTCGTCGAGACGACCACCGACGACGAGAAGACGTCGACCGATGCCGAAGCCGGATCGGCGACCACGTCTGAGAAGACAGCACCCGCGGCTGAAGCCGACGGTGACGACGTCGTTCCCGCTGCTCTCCAGGAACCGATCACGCCGCTTCCCGACCGGAAGCCGCAGGAAGAATTCCTCGTCATCGATGTCGACGGTGACCAGCAGGCCGTCGTCGACGCCGCCGTGTCCGGTCACTCCGTCGTCGTTGACACCCCGCCCGGAACCGGCGCCACCCAGGTCGCCGTCGCAGTGGCCACCACCCTGGCACACACCGGCAAGAGCGTGCTCTTCCTTGCGCAGACCTCCGATGCCCTCGACGATTTCTCCGCACGTCTCGGCGAGGTGGGACTCTCCGACTTCGCCGTCGACACCCGGGCCGGCTCGGAAGACATCCGCAAGCAGCTCATCGGTCTCATCGCTTCGGCAGAGAAATCCGAACGCCCGGACCTCTCCCGCCTGCTGACCGAACTCAACGAACAGCGCGCGACCCTGGCCGATCACGTCTCGTCCCTGCACCGCAGGCGCAAGCCGTGGGACGTCTCTGTCTACGAAACCATGCAGCACCTCGCCGAACTCACCTCCGGCGACAACTCCCCGCAGACTCCGGTGCGCTTCGATGACGACATCCTCGGCGCCAGCGAAGACCGCCGGAACATCCTGCGCGGCAAGCTCGGCGAACTCGCTCGACTCGGCGCCTTCACCCTCGATGTCGAAGACACCGTCTGGTTCGGGGCCGACCTCAAATCCGTCGAGGAAGCCGAAGCTGCACGCACGGTGGCCGAGCGCATCGGTCGGATGATCCCCGACCTCGTCTCTGCGACCGAACCGGTGCTGCAGAAGGCGAAGCTCAACCCGCGTCGCAATATCGACGATTGGTCCCGCGCCATCCGCGTGCTCCTGCGCGTGCGCAAGACACTCGACAATTTCGCGCCCGACATCTACGACCACCGACTCGACGACCTCATCGCCGCCACCGGCACACCCGAGTACCGGGCCGATGTCGGAGTCGAGATGGGCATGATGCAGCGCCGTCGCCTGAAGAAGTCGGCCGCGGAATTCCTCCGCCCCGGCGCCGAGGTGACCGACCTCCACGACGCCCTCATCGACGTCCGCGCCCAGCGCGTTATCCTCGCGGACCTTGCCGGACACGACGGCCGCCCGCAGATTCCGCGCGGCGTCCTCGAATCCGACGAGATCCTCCAGAGCGTCGAAGCCGACATCGCCAAGCTCAAGCCGATCCTCGAGACCACCCCGGACGGCGGTGACCTCGGATCGATGCTCATCGAGGAACTCCAGGCACGCACCGAAGCGATGGGCAGCGACTCCGAGAACCTCGCCGAACTGCCCGAACGCTCCCGCCTGCAGCGTGAACTCGACGGTGAGGGCCTCGGCGACCTCATGGCCGACCTGCGTCGCCGCAAGGTCGACGAATCACTCGTCGGCCCCGAATTCGACCTCGCCTATTGGGCCTCCGTGCTGCAGACCATGGCCGGCGAAGATCCGGCGATCGGCCGTCACGACGGTGCCGCTCTCCACCAGGTCGCCGAAGGCTTCCGCGAGAACGATCGCGCCTTCGTCGCCGCCGGTGCCTCCCGCCTGCGTTACAACCACGCGCAGGCATGGAAGCGCGGAATCGACTCCGACCCGATTGCCGCCGGGGTGATCAAACAGGAGCTTCTGTCGAAGCACACCTCGACGAAGCGGATCTCCACTCAGGCCCCCGAACTGCTGACGACTCTGGCCCCTGTGTGGATGGGCAGCCCGTACACGGTGCCCGAACTCTTCTCGGCCCTGCCGCTCTTCGACGCGGTCGTCATCGCCGATGCCGGACGACTTTCGGTCGCCGATGTCGTTCCCGGCATCACCCGCGCCCGGCAGGTCATCTCGCTCGGCGACTCGCGACTGCTCGGTCCGCGCCCGTTCTCGATCGCCGTCGATCGCTTCGGCATGGACGACGGGAAACATCCGCGATCGGTGCAGGACCGCCTCGGCGAGTTCCTGCCGCGGATGCGGCTGTCGAACTCCTACCGGCTGTCCCCGGTCGGGCTCATCGACCTGGCCAACCGGCACTTCTACGATTCGACGATCTCGACGCTGCCGACCGCCCACACGGGTGAGGGCAGCGGTCTCGAATTCTCCTATGTCGCCGACGGCAGAGGCCCCACGGACATCGGCACCGGTCGGGTCGAAAGCCCCGACGCCGAGGTCAAACGGGTCGTCGACTTGGTGCTCAAGCACGCGCGGAACCGGTCGCGGGAGTCGCTGGCCGTCGTCACGCTCACCCCGCATCACGCTCAGCGGGTGGCCACCGCGATCTCGCGGGCGATGAAGGATCTGCCGTATGTGGCCGCGTTCTTCAGCGATTCGTCGAAGGAGCCGTTCGTCGTCACCGACGCCGAACGCGTCCAGGGCATGTCGCGCGACGCCGTGATCTTCACCCTCGGCTTTGGCCGCACCGTCCACGGTCGCGTCATCCACGATTTCGGTCCGCTGTCCGGCCCGGACGGGCGCCGTATTCTCGCCGCCACGATGACGCGGGCCCGGAAGCGGCTGACCCTGGTCTCGAGCATCGAGGCCGAGGACTTCGACCGGAGCAAACTCAACGGGGGAGCGGTCATGCTGCCGCGCCTGCTCGAAGAGGTCGCGACCGGGGGAGTCCACCAGCCCGGACCGCACGGTGAGATCTACGATCCGCTGATGGGCGACATCGCCGACCGACTGCTGCAGCTCGGCGTCGTCGCCCACGAGCATTACAACGGCATCGATCTGGCCGTGGCGAACTCGACCGAGGACGAGCACGGAATGATCATCGCCGTCGCCGGCGACGGACCCGAATACGCGTCCATGCGCAGCCTGCGCCAGCGCGATCGGGTGCTGCCCGAACAGCTGAGCCGTCGTGGTTGGAAGTTCATGCGCGTATGGTCGACGGATGCGTTCGTCGACCCGCAGACCGAGACCGAGAAGATCTTCGAAGCCTGGCGCGCCACCGTGGAGACGATGAGCCCTCAGGCCGTGCTCAACGCGGCGCGTGCCGCCTCCGTGGTCGTCGGTCGCACCGGCAGCCGCCCGAAGCTCGTGCCCGGTCTGCCGATGCACAAGTACTCTGCCGAAGGCCTCGACCAGATGATCGACTGGATCCAGTCGGATGCGGTGGTGCGCGGCGATGGTGAGATCAAGGATCTGCTGCGCACCGCGCTGGCGCAGAAGGGCAGTTCGAGCCGGGGCGATTCCCAGCTGCAGGCGGCCGTGGACCGTTACCGCGAACGCCATGCACAGGCGAAGAAGGTCACGGGCTCCGAGGTGTTCATCCCACGGTCTAACTCCGCCGGGCCAGTCGAAGACGACATCCTTCCGACCTTCGACACCGGCAAGATCCGCGCCGATGAGCTCCGGTCCGCCGGCCTCGTCCAGACCGCAAGCAACGATCAGGTCGCCGAGGCGGACGACGACTCCGCCGGCGCCGACGCGGTCGGTGAGGACTCGGGCACCGCCGTTTCAGTCGGTGAGGACTCGATTGGCGCGGGTTCGGCAGGCACGGATTCCACGGCCGGCACGGATTCGGCTGTCAATGGTTCGGCCGGGACGGAATCTACGGTCGACACGGATTCGGCTGAGACCGAGTCGGGCGGGACCGCCTCGGCGAAGTCGGGGTCGAAGAACGACGATGCCTGA
- a CDS encoding universal stress protein: protein MSEQDRPQNADPAPAGEAEAVIVGIDGSPPSRNALAWAIQEARSLDRPIRLVGAYTIPSVAAAAIDVSYVPIDDSSIRAAVTNTLKEAAAEVKAAGVPVEAVIEIGDAAGVLIDESKSGSLTVVGSRGRGGFAGRLLGTVSSALPAHSACPTVVVPACWDNQAERPAHPTSSRPIRQDGVEVETPDPNAESIEGLRFDGKVVVGVDSLGADSPALWKAARLAVRRGSPLHIVAVITTTVIGPEWLPSTADLERLVNEGADKLVVAKQRLAEEFPDLDVTWTLFDGQPAEVLVRASDTAEVLVIGSRGRGGFAGLLLGSTSQSVLPYSQCPTMVVRVARDHGRRKQNEAPAEPGL, encoded by the coding sequence ATGAGTGAGCAGGATCGCCCCCAGAACGCCGACCCGGCCCCGGCCGGTGAGGCCGAAGCCGTCATCGTCGGAATCGACGGTTCGCCGCCGAGCCGCAACGCCCTGGCCTGGGCAATCCAAGAAGCGCGCTCCCTGGACCGTCCGATCCGCCTGGTCGGCGCCTACACGATCCCGAGCGTGGCAGCCGCCGCCATCGACGTGTCCTATGTGCCGATCGACGACAGCTCGATCCGCGCGGCCGTGACGAACACGCTCAAGGAAGCAGCTGCCGAGGTCAAAGCGGCCGGAGTCCCCGTCGAAGCCGTCATCGAAATCGGTGACGCCGCCGGCGTGCTCATCGACGAATCGAAGTCCGGCAGCCTCACCGTCGTCGGATCCCGCGGTCGCGGCGGCTTCGCCGGTCGCCTCCTCGGAACGGTGTCGAGTGCTCTGCCGGCGCACTCCGCATGCCCGACGGTCGTCGTCCCCGCGTGCTGGGACAACCAGGCCGAGCGTCCCGCGCACCCGACCTCATCACGGCCGATCCGACAGGACGGTGTCGAAGTCGAAACCCCTGATCCCAATGCCGAGTCGATCGAAGGTCTGCGCTTCGACGGCAAGGTCGTCGTCGGCGTCGACTCACTCGGTGCGGACTCCCCGGCGCTGTGGAAGGCGGCCCGATTGGCCGTGCGCCGTGGTTCACCGCTGCACATCGTCGCCGTGATCACCACGACGGTCATCGGACCCGAATGGCTGCCGAGCACCGCCGATCTCGAGCGGCTCGTCAACGAGGGAGCGGACAAGCTCGTCGTCGCCAAGCAGCGCCTGGCCGAGGAGTTCCCGGACCTCGACGTCACCTGGACGCTCTTCGACGGTCAGCCTGCTGAGGTGCTCGTCAGAGCCTCTGACACGGCCGAAGTGCTCGTCATCGGTTCGCGCGGACGCGGCGGATTCGCCGGTCTGCTGCTCGGTTCGACGTCGCAGTCGGTGCTGCCGTACTCGCAGTGCCCGACGATGGTCGTCCGCGTCGCCCGAGATCACGGTCGCCGCAAGCAGAACGAGGCTCCGGCGGAACCAGGGCTCTAG
- a CDS encoding HNH endonuclease, translating to MKTLVLNAGYEPLSIVPFTRAVVLVLTGKATVLAAEDIPVRSEHMSLDQPSVILLTRYVRPPSNRRVSLSRRGVLRRDGHRCAYCSKPAYTVDHVVPRSRGGANTWENLVACCRECNNRKGSRTLSELGWKLSFLPQEPRLGQLWMRGIDKPVEKWRPFLEYSSAA from the coding sequence ATGAAGACTCTCGTGCTGAACGCCGGTTACGAACCGCTGTCGATCGTTCCGTTCACACGGGCCGTGGTGCTCGTGCTGACCGGGAAGGCGACAGTCCTGGCCGCAGAGGACATTCCGGTGAGATCCGAGCACATGAGTCTCGATCAGCCCTCCGTCATCCTGCTCACCCGCTATGTGCGCCCGCCGAGCAACCGCCGCGTCTCGCTCTCCCGTCGGGGAGTCCTGCGCCGGGACGGACACCGCTGCGCCTACTGCTCCAAGCCGGCGTACACCGTCGACCACGTCGTCCCACGCTCTCGCGGGGGAGCGAACACCTGGGAGAACCTCGTCGCCTGCTGCCGCGAATGCAACAACCGCAAAGGCAGCCGCACCCTCAGCGAACTCGGATGGAAGCTCAGCTTCCTCCCGCAGGAGCCCCGTCTGGGACAACTGTGGATGCGCGGGATCGACAAGCCCGTCGAGAAGTGGCGCCCGTTCCTCGAATACTCCAGCGCCGCCTGA
- a CDS encoding C40 family peptidase produces MATKQHGRRAADAKVKTPLTELTELLNANSGVFGRRAAVVAASGGLLTAAVMPAAGQGADDQSKVSAEAETTQKVDFENQTVTIGDDSNSKKDDKKSDSFSVENQTITAEAAPKPEPRPEPAETSSADSDEPAGTSDDTANSGSSDSGESDSKDSGSIDGSKAEQVLAWAAKGVGTPYVYGGTSQSGWDCSGYTSWVYDHVGVSLPRTSGAQKAAGQVVSQSEAKPGDLVWHPGHVGIYAGGGQMYDAGSPGSGTSKRSYSWMGDVTFIRVL; encoded by the coding sequence GTGGCAACTAAGCAGCATGGCCGCCGCGCCGCCGATGCCAAGGTCAAGACTCCACTGACCGAACTCACTGAACTTCTGAACGCCAACTCGGGCGTCTTCGGCCGTCGTGCAGCAGTTGTGGCTGCCAGCGGTGGTCTGCTGACCGCCGCAGTGATGCCGGCCGCCGGCCAGGGAGCCGACGACCAGAGCAAGGTCTCCGCAGAAGCCGAGACCACCCAGAAGGTCGACTTCGAGAACCAGACCGTCACCATCGGCGACGACTCGAACAGCAAGAAGGACGACAAGAAGTCCGACTCCTTCAGCGTCGAGAACCAGACCATCACTGCTGAGGCTGCTCCGAAGCCCGAGCCCAGGCCTGAGCCGGCCGAAACCTCCTCCGCTGACTCCGACGAGCCGGCCGGAACCTCCGATGACACCGCCAACAGCGGATCGTCCGACTCGGGTGAGTCCGACTCCAAGGACTCGGGATCCATCGACGGATCCAAGGCCGAGCAGGTCCTCGCCTGGGCAGCCAAGGGCGTCGGCACTCCCTATGTCTACGGCGGCACCAGTCAGAGCGGCTGGGACTGCTCCGGCTACACCTCGTGGGTCTACGACCATGTCGGCGTGAGCCTGCCCCGCACCTCCGGTGCTCAGAAGGCCGCAGGCCAGGTCGTCTCGCAGTCCGAAGCCAAGCCCGGTGACCTCGTCTGGCACCCCGGCCACGTCGGCATCTACGCCGGTGGCGGACAGATGTACGACGCCGGATCGCCCGGATCCGGAACCTCGAAGCGCAGCTACAGCTGGATGGGCGACGTCACCTTCATCCGCGTTCTCTGA
- a CDS encoding metal-dependent transcriptional regulator, which produces MNDLIDTTEMYLKSIIELEEQSIVPLRARIAERLDHSGPTVSQTVARMERDGLLHVGNDRHLELTPEGRRIATDVMRKHRLAERLLSDVVGLEWELVHDEACRWEHVMSEQVERKLVTLLSETSTGPYGNPIPGLDVIGGEASKTADVIDLATAVGRDGAKKLTIAWLAEPLQVDIHLLQQFQVAGVLPGSDVEISRNGEYITVQVPGAQDVLDLPIETASHVFAYRA; this is translated from the coding sequence GTGAACGACCTCATTGATACAACCGAGATGTACCTCAAATCGATCATCGAACTCGAGGAACAGTCGATCGTGCCATTGCGTGCCCGCATCGCCGAGCGCCTGGATCACTCCGGCCCCACCGTGTCACAGACGGTGGCGCGGATGGAGCGCGACGGACTGCTCCACGTCGGCAACGACCGCCATCTCGAGCTCACTCCGGAGGGCCGACGGATCGCCACCGACGTGATGCGCAAGCATCGTCTTGCCGAGCGTCTCCTCTCCGATGTCGTCGGACTCGAATGGGAACTCGTCCACGACGAAGCCTGCCGCTGGGAGCACGTGATGAGCGAGCAGGTCGAACGCAAGCTCGTGACGCTGCTCTCCGAAACCTCCACCGGGCCCTACGGCAACCCGATCCCCGGACTCGACGTCATCGGCGGCGAAGCCTCGAAGACCGCCGACGTCATCGACCTCGCCACGGCAGTCGGCCGGGACGGCGCGAAGAAGCTGACGATCGCCTGGCTGGCCGAACCGCTGCAGGTCGATATCCATCTGCTTCAGCAGTTCCAGGTCGCCGGCGTCCTGCCGGGCAGCGACGTCGAGATCTCGCGCAACGGCGAATACATCACCGTGCAGGTGCCCGGCGCACAGGACGTGCTCGATCTGCCGATCGAGACCGCCTCGCACGTCTTCGCTTATCGAGCCTGA
- a CDS encoding aldehyde dehydrogenase family protein codes for MTTSSIQYGPDAVFDNLIGGAREPSDDRSTNTNPSDPSDVIGRYARADAATVASAIDAARAAAPAWVDLGSQHRFAILDKAGSLIAERADELGDLLAREEGKQLAEAKGEVLRASQIFKFFAGETIRNTGEVVDSVRPGLIAEMTHEPIGVIGIITPWNFPIAIPAWKIAPALAFGNTIVFKPAELVPASAYALVDILAEAGLPDGVLNLVMGPGSVVGDALTTSAKVDAVTFTGSVAVGRSVIASAAAHQIRVQCEMGGKNPLVVLGDADLEAAAEAAINGAFFSTGQRCTASSRLIVTSDVHDEFVALLKEKMAALTVGDARAEGVAIGPVVSRTQLDQDLDYIAKARTEGGEVTGGELIDSDTDGYFLAPALITGTKPGDTINVKEVFGPVASVIEVADYDEALAVANDTEFGLSAGIFTTSLKYSTHFKRYADSGMVMVNAPTAGVDYHVSFGGRKGSSYGPREQARAAREFFTVHKTTYTNAG; via the coding sequence ATGACCACTTCCAGTATCCAGTACGGACCTGACGCAGTGTTCGACAACCTCATCGGCGGCGCACGGGAGCCCAGCGATGATCGGTCGACGAATACGAACCCGTCCGATCCTTCCGATGTGATCGGCCGCTACGCCCGCGCGGATGCCGCCACGGTCGCCTCGGCGATCGATGCCGCCCGCGCTGCCGCCCCGGCCTGGGTGGACCTCGGCTCACAGCACCGATTCGCGATCCTCGACAAGGCCGGCAGCCTCATCGCCGAACGCGCCGACGAACTCGGCGATCTGCTCGCCCGGGAAGAGGGCAAACAGCTCGCCGAAGCCAAGGGCGAGGTGCTGCGCGCCTCCCAGATCTTCAAGTTCTTCGCCGGCGAGACCATCCGCAACACCGGTGAGGTCGTCGACTCGGTCCGCCCCGGGCTCATCGCCGAGATGACGCACGAGCCCATCGGCGTCATCGGCATCATCACCCCGTGGAACTTTCCGATCGCCATCCCGGCCTGGAAGATCGCCCCGGCTCTGGCCTTCGGCAACACGATCGTGTTCAAACCTGCCGAACTCGTCCCCGCCAGTGCGTACGCACTGGTCGATATCCTCGCCGAGGCGGGACTGCCCGATGGGGTCCTCAACCTCGTCATGGGGCCGGGCTCCGTGGTCGGGGACGCACTGACCACCTCGGCGAAGGTCGACGCCGTGACCTTCACCGGATCCGTCGCCGTCGGACGGTCCGTCATCGCATCGGCTGCGGCCCACCAGATCAGAGTGCAGTGCGAAATGGGCGGGAAGAATCCGCTCGTCGTGCTCGGCGACGCCGACCTCGAAGCGGCCGCCGAGGCCGCGATCAACGGAGCCTTCTTCTCCACCGGCCAGCGCTGCACCGCGTCCTCCCGCCTCATCGTCACCTCCGATGTCCACGACGAATTCGTCGCGCTGCTCAAGGAGAAGATGGCGGCGCTGACCGTCGGAGACGCCCGCGCCGAGGGCGTCGCCATCGGACCCGTGGTCTCCCGGACCCAGCTTGACCAGGACCTCGATTACATCGCCAAGGCCCGAACCGAAGGCGGGGAGGTCACCGGCGGTGAGCTCATCGACTCGGACACGGACGGGTACTTCCTCGCCCCCGCACTCATCACGGGCACGAAACCGGGCGACACAATCAACGTCAAAGAGGTCTTCGGGCCGGTCGCCTCGGTGATCGAGGTCGCCGACTACGACGAAGCGTTGGCCGTGGCCAATGACACCGAGTTCGGACTGTCCGCGGGCATCTTCACGACCTCCCTGAAATATTCGACCCACTTCAAGCGTTACGCCGATTCCGGGATGGTCATGGTCAATGCTCCGACGGCAGGAGTGGACTATCACGTGTCCTTCGGCGGACGGAAAGGGTCGAGCTATGGTCCCCGCGAACAGGCTCGGGCGGCACGCGAGTTCTTCACAGTGCACAAGACGACCTACACGAACGCGGGCTGA
- the pdxH gene encoding pyridoxamine 5'-phosphate oxidase, giving the protein MSEPVDRLPQTRKSYDSAVFEHPDTAPLDLLRQWYDEAAEHVREPNAMTVSTLDEWGPSSRIVLLKGLDERGLLFFTDYDSAKGRQLQADPRIAVNFPWQDMERQVRIRGLAEAAAPEDSDAYFAVRPRGSQIGATVSKQSQPVTSREQMQSEYDAAAAEFEGRDVPRPDHWGGFRVRVFEIEFWQGQQNRFHDRWVFRRADGSHETADLDDASAWGVVRLYP; this is encoded by the coding sequence ATGAGTGAGCCCGTCGATCGCCTCCCGCAGACCCGGAAGTCCTATGATTCTGCCGTCTTCGAACATCCGGACACCGCACCCCTGGACCTGCTGCGCCAGTGGTACGACGAGGCGGCCGAGCATGTCCGCGAACCGAATGCGATGACCGTCTCGACCCTGGACGAGTGGGGCCCGAGCTCGCGGATCGTCCTGCTCAAAGGCCTCGACGAACGCGGACTCCTCTTCTTCACCGACTACGACTCCGCGAAGGGCCGCCAGCTGCAGGCCGACCCCCGCATCGCCGTGAACTTCCCCTGGCAGGACATGGAACGACAGGTCCGCATCCGCGGCCTCGCCGAGGCGGCCGCCCCCGAGGACTCGGACGCGTACTTCGCCGTGCGCCCCCGTGGATCGCAGATCGGGGCGACCGTGTCCAAGCAATCCCAACCGGTGACCAGCCGGGAGCAGATGCAGAGCGAATACGATGCCGCAGCCGCCGAATTCGAGGGTCGGGACGTGCCGCGGCCCGATCATTGGGGCGGGTTCCGCGTGCGCGTCTTCGAGATCGAATTCTGGCAGGGCCAGCAGAACCGGTTCCACGACCGCTGGGTTTTCCGCCGCGCCGACGGCAGCCACGAAACGGCCGACCTCGACGATGCCTCTGCCTGGGGGGTCGTCCGCCTCTACCCCTGA